In the Kaistella sp. 97-N-M2 genome, one interval contains:
- a CDS encoding 3-hydroxyacyl-ACP dehydratase FabZ family protein: MDIIDILKKLPYSSPFLFVDDLVSIEENGVIGTFTFKEGLNFYKGHFKNNPITPGVILTETMAQIGLVCLGIFLVGNDLTEESQIGLTSTEIEFLKPVFPGEKVTVISEKIYFRFSKLKCKVKMLNEKSEIVCEGTMAGIIKVN, encoded by the coding sequence ATGGATATTATTGATATTTTAAAAAAACTCCCCTATTCTTCACCATTTTTATTTGTGGATGATTTGGTGAGCATTGAGGAAAATGGCGTAATCGGAACTTTCACTTTCAAAGAAGGTTTAAATTTTTATAAAGGACATTTTAAAAATAATCCAATTACTCCAGGCGTAATTCTCACCGAGACAATGGCGCAGATCGGATTGGTTTGTCTGGGAATTTTTCTAGTGGGAAATGATTTGACTGAAGAAAGCCAAATTGGTCTCACATCAACCGAGATCGAATTCCTAAAACCAGTTTTTCCGGGCGAAAAAGTGACGGTGATTTCGGAGAAAATTTATTTTAGATTTAGTAAATTGAAATGTAAAGTAAAAATGCTGAACGAAAAATCGGAAATCGTGTGTGAAGGAACCATGGCGGGAATTATTAAAGTAAATTAA
- a CDS encoding SDR family oxidoreductase gives MVRRFENKNYWALILGGSSGLGLASAKKLAGEGMNICIVHRNSRAEIEAINKEFDAIKNENVKYLTLNKDLLNPIIQKDIISDLKIALGAEGKIRCLLHSIAKGNLKPMIGSEGEILSTDDFSITLQAMATSLYDWTKLLFNEKLFAEDTRILAFTSQGSTKPMPFYAAVSAAKASLEAISRSIALEFAPFGLRSNCIQAGVTDTWSLQMIPGSEKIKEKFLERNPFNRLTQPEDVANAVSLLCQDEAAWINGCVIPVDGGEHLG, from the coding sequence ATGGTAAGAAGGTTTGAGAATAAGAATTACTGGGCTTTAATTCTGGGCGGAAGTTCTGGTTTAGGATTAGCTTCAGCGAAAAAATTGGCAGGCGAAGGAATGAATATTTGTATCGTTCACCGGAATTCCCGCGCAGAAATAGAGGCTATTAATAAAGAATTTGACGCAATTAAAAACGAGAACGTAAAATATTTAACTTTAAATAAAGACCTTTTAAACCCTATCATACAAAAAGATATAATTTCTGACTTAAAAATTGCTTTAGGCGCAGAAGGAAAAATCCGCTGTCTGCTGCACAGCATTGCAAAAGGAAATTTAAAACCGATGATCGGGTCAGAAGGTGAAATTCTTTCCACCGATGATTTTAGCATAACGCTTCAGGCGATGGCCACGAGTTTATACGACTGGACGAAACTTCTGTTTAATGAAAAACTTTTCGCAGAAGACACCAGAATTTTGGCTTTTACGAGTCAGGGCAGCACAAAACCGATGCCGTTTTATGCGGCCGTTTCCGCTGCAAAAGCGTCGTTGGAAGCGATTTCCCGAAGCATCGCTTTGGAATTTGCGCCTTTCGGTCTGCGATCGAATTGCATTCAGGCCGGCGTTACCGACACGTGGTCTTTGCAGATGATTCCGGGGAGTGAAAAAATAAAGGAAAAGTTCTTGGAACGCAATCCTTTCAATCGCTTAACGCAACCCGAAGATGTGGCGAATGCAGTGAGTTTGCTTTGTCAGGACGAAGCTGCCTGGATCAATGGCTGTGTAATTCCCGTCGATGGTGGCGAACATTTGGGTTAG
- a CDS encoding type III polyketide synthase: MSVKIITVAKQLPKYSRKTSEVLPFLDQWLVGQESRFIRKVKKIFEGAAVDERYSIMDPIEVFTATSFEDKNDIYAREVVILGEQVLDKTLKKAAWDPQSLDYIITVSCTGIMIPSLDAYLINKLDLRQDIVRLPVTEMGCAAGVSGIIYAKNFLQANPGKRAAVIAVESPTATFQLEDFSMANIVSAAIFGDGAACVLLSSDEDVEGPEILAEEMYHFYNNEHMMGFKLTNSGLQMILDIEVPDTIGENFPNIIHPFLAKQNLEIKDIDHLIFHPGGKKIVQMVEGLFSDMGKNIDVTKEVLRLYGNMSSATVLYVLEEIMNRNPQKGDKGLMLSFGPGFSAQRVLLQW, encoded by the coding sequence ATGAGTGTAAAAATAATTACCGTTGCCAAGCAACTCCCCAAATATTCCCGAAAAACTTCCGAAGTTTTGCCTTTTTTGGATCAATGGCTTGTCGGCCAGGAAAGCAGGTTTATTCGTAAAGTCAAAAAAATATTTGAAGGCGCCGCCGTTGATGAACGATATTCCATAATGGATCCAATCGAAGTTTTCACTGCGACTTCTTTTGAAGATAAGAATGATATTTATGCCCGCGAAGTCGTGATTTTAGGCGAGCAGGTTTTAGATAAAACTTTAAAAAAAGCCGCTTGGGATCCACAATCCTTGGATTATATTATCACCGTAAGCTGTACCGGAATTATGATTCCCTCGCTAGATGCTTATCTCATCAACAAACTGGATTTACGCCAGGACATCGTTCGTTTGCCCGTTACAGAAATGGGTTGTGCTGCCGGAGTTTCCGGAATTATTTACGCGAAAAATTTCCTGCAGGCAAATCCTGGAAAACGTGCCGCAGTTATCGCGGTAGAAAGTCCGACCGCGACTTTTCAGTTGGAAGATTTCTCCATGGCGAATATTGTGAGCGCCGCGATCTTCGGCGACGGCGCTGCGTGTGTTTTACTTTCCTCTGATGAAGATGTAGAAGGTCCGGAAATTCTCGCCGAAGAAATGTATCATTTTTATAATAATGAACACATGATGGGTTTCAAACTCACCAATTCCGGGTTGCAGATGATTTTAGATATCGAAGTTCCCGATACAATTGGCGAAAATTTCCCCAATATTATTCATCCGTTTTTAGCCAAACAAAATTTAGAAATTAAAGATATTGACCATTTGATCTTTCATCCGGGCGGAAAAAAGATTGTCCAAATGGTTGAAGGATTATTTTCAGATATGGGCAAAAACATCGACGTAACAAAAGAAGTTTTGCGACTTTATGGAAATATGTCGAGCGCAACAGTTTTGTATGTTTTAGAAGAAATTATGAATCGAAATCCGCAGAAAGGTGACAAAGGTTTAATGCTGAGTTTCGGGCCGGGCTTTTCTGCACAAAGAGTTTTATTGCAATGGTAA
- a CDS encoding methyltransferase domain-containing protein produces the protein MALDTTYRTDLEESMDDFSMDNDGLVTALDDIARINQFLGGNSVTLEGVQHLIKDFPKDQTITIMDFGCGSGDMLRMLWKFGKENNLKFQLIGIDANEATIRHAEKCSVNFINITYLAEDIFLYDFSKYKIDIALITLTLHHFKDDEIFKIMSVILNLVKKGIVVNDLHRSKIAYRLFQMIIFIFRLKKMTAQDGLISILRGFKREDLEKFSKELALKKYSIKWKWAFRYQWIIQKIN, from the coding sequence ATGGCTTTAGATACCACTTATAGGACAGATCTCGAAGAATCAATGGACGATTTTTCGATGGATAATGACGGATTGGTCACCGCTTTGGATGACATTGCCAGAATTAATCAGTTCCTCGGTGGAAACTCGGTGACTTTAGAAGGCGTACAACATTTGATCAAGGATTTTCCCAAAGACCAAACCATCACCATTATGGATTTCGGTTGCGGAAGTGGCGATATGCTGCGAATGCTGTGGAAATTTGGAAAAGAAAATAATTTAAAATTTCAACTAATTGGAATTGACGCCAATGAAGCCACGATTCGTCACGCGGAAAAATGTTCCGTCAATTTTATAAATATTACCTATCTCGCTGAAGATATTTTTTTATACGATTTTTCAAAATATAAAATTGATATCGCATTGATCACCTTGACTTTACATCATTTTAAAGATGATGAAATTTTTAAAATAATGAGCGTTATTTTAAATTTGGTCAAAAAAGGCATCGTCGTCAATGATTTACACCGAAGTAAAATCGCCTATCGCTTGTTTCAAATGATTATCTTTATTTTCAGATTAAAAAAAATGACCGCACAAGATGGCTTGATTTCTATTTTAAGAGGGTTTAAAAGAGAAGATTTAGAAAAGTTTTCAAAAGAATTAGCATTAAAAAAGTACAGCATAAAATGGAAATGGGCCTTCCGTTACCAATGGATTATTCAAAAAATTAATTAA
- a CDS encoding NAD(P)/FAD-dependent oxidoreductase, with product MADLKYDSEVIIIGGGLAGLTSAIHLSKMGVKVIVIEKNHYPKHKVCGEYISNEVLPYFKWLNVNIEELKPTHIQTLQFSSESGRTIKTKLPLGGFGISRYTLDHALYLKALAQNCEIIEDQGNEVDYKDDLFEVHLASGKVLTSKVVLGGFGKRSNLDVKMNRDFLKDKSPWLAVKSHYKGNFPDDVVGLHNFKGGYCGVSKVENNLLNICYLTNFKSFKKYKNIEDFQEKVVAQNPHLKNILENSEAVFEKPLTISQICFEKKDNVENHILMMGDTAGLIHPLCGNGMAMAIHSAKLASEQTIDFLAGKISRNEMEKSYSSNWNKNFKQRLWYGRILGSILEHSKLSEVLTNFITHLPFLLPIIIRKTHGKEIKMTPN from the coding sequence TTGGCAGATTTAAAATATGATTCCGAGGTCATTATTATTGGTGGCGGTTTGGCAGGTTTAACAAGCGCGATTCACCTTTCCAAAATGGGTGTTAAAGTCATTGTAATTGAAAAGAATCATTATCCAAAACACAAAGTTTGCGGCGAATATATTTCCAATGAAGTCCTTCCCTATTTTAAATGGCTCAATGTAAATATTGAAGAATTAAAGCCCACGCATATCCAAACTTTACAATTTTCATCAGAGTCTGGGAGAACGATTAAAACAAAACTTCCGCTCGGTGGTTTCGGGATCAGTAGATATACTTTGGATCATGCCCTTTATTTAAAAGCCCTAGCTCAAAACTGCGAGATTATCGAAGATCAGGGCAATGAGGTTGATTATAAAGATGATCTTTTTGAGGTTCATTTGGCTTCCGGGAAAGTTTTGACCTCGAAAGTCGTTTTAGGCGGTTTTGGAAAAAGATCCAATTTGGATGTGAAAATGAACCGTGATTTTTTAAAAGATAAATCTCCTTGGTTGGCGGTTAAATCTCATTACAAAGGGAATTTTCCGGATGATGTTGTGGGTTTGCATAATTTTAAAGGCGGTTATTGCGGCGTTTCGAAAGTAGAAAATAATTTGCTCAATATCTGTTATTTAACCAATTTTAAATCCTTCAAAAAATATAAAAACATCGAAGATTTCCAGGAAAAAGTGGTCGCTCAAAATCCACATTTAAAAAATATTTTAGAAAATTCTGAAGCCGTTTTTGAAAAACCATTAACGATCAGTCAGATATGTTTTGAGAAAAAAGATAATGTAGAGAATCACATTTTAATGATGGGTGATACGGCGGGATTAATTCATCCTTTGTGCGGAAATGGAATGGCCATGGCGATTCACAGTGCAAAGTTAGCGTCGGAACAAACCATAGACTTTTTAGCTGGAAAAATTTCGCGAAATGAAATGGAAAAAAGTTATTCTTCAAACTGGAATAAAAATTTTAAACAGAGATTATGGTATGGCCGAATTTTAGGTAGTATTTTAGAACATTCAAAACTCTCCGAAGTTTTAACGAATTTTATAACCCATCTTCCTTTCCTGCTTCCTATTATCATTAGAAAAACGCACGGAAAAGAAATCAAAATGACTCCAAATTAA
- the acs gene encoding acetate--CoA ligase → MKNYVIDDLPDYFKQYKKSIKNPKKFWDKIADENFVWYQRWSKVVRYDMEEARIEWFKNAKLNITKNCIDRHLNERGDKTAIIFEPNDPKEEAQHISYSELRDRVCKMANVLRDLGIKKGDRVCIYLPMIPELAVSMLACARLGAVHSVIFAGFSAQAVESRVNDCGAKMIICSDGSFRGTKSIDLKGIIDEAVEKCPTVEKVLVVKRTGSEVKMKDGRDLWLEPLYEKAPSDFISVIMDAEDPLFILYTSGSTGKPKGMLHTTAGYMVFTAYTFKNVFNYKENDIYWCTADIGWITGHSYILYGPLANGATTVIYEGIPTYPQPDRFWEVIEKHKVTQFYTAPTAIRSLAKESYEWVEKHDLSSLRVIGSVGEPINDEAWHWYNDHVGKKKCPIVDTWWQTETGGIMISPLPFITPTKPTYATLPLPGIQPVLMDDKRNEITGNQVDGNLCIRFPWPGIARTIWGDHQRYKETYFTAFPGKYFTGDGALRDEVGYYRITGRVDDVIIVSGHNLGTAPIEDSVNLHPAVAESAIVGYPHDVKGCALYGYVILKDTGESRDKENLRKEINNLIAETVGPIAKLDKIQFVSALPKTRSGKIMRRILRKIAEGDFSNFGDTSTLLNPEIVEEIKNEKI, encoded by the coding sequence ATGAAAAATTACGTGATAGACGATTTGCCCGATTATTTTAAACAGTACAAAAAATCCATTAAAAACCCGAAAAAATTCTGGGACAAAATCGCCGATGAGAATTTCGTTTGGTACCAGCGATGGTCTAAAGTGGTGCGGTACGATATGGAGGAAGCCAGGATTGAATGGTTTAAAAATGCCAAACTCAACATAACGAAAAACTGTATTGACCGGCATTTGAACGAACGTGGCGACAAAACCGCGATTATTTTTGAACCGAATGATCCGAAAGAGGAGGCGCAGCATATTTCCTACAGCGAACTGCGCGACAGGGTGTGCAAAATGGCAAATGTGTTGCGGGATTTAGGCATCAAAAAAGGCGACCGCGTTTGTATTTATCTGCCCATGATTCCGGAACTGGCAGTGTCGATGCTGGCGTGCGCACGGTTAGGTGCCGTGCATTCCGTAATTTTCGCGGGATTTTCCGCGCAGGCAGTGGAATCCCGCGTGAATGATTGCGGTGCGAAAATGATCATCTGCTCGGATGGAAGTTTTCGCGGCACAAAATCCATCGATCTGAAAGGAATTATCGATGAAGCCGTAGAAAAATGTCCGACCGTGGAAAAAGTTTTGGTGGTGAAAAGAACCGGAAGCGAAGTTAAAATGAAGGATGGAAGAGATCTTTGGCTGGAGCCTCTGTATGAAAAAGCGCCGTCGGATTTTATTTCAGTCATCATGGATGCAGAAGATCCGCTGTTTATTTTATACACGTCTGGCTCCACCGGAAAACCAAAGGGAATGTTGCATACGACAGCAGGTTACATGGTTTTTACGGCTTACACCTTTAAAAATGTTTTCAATTATAAAGAGAACGATATTTATTGGTGCACCGCAGATATTGGGTGGATTACGGGACATTCTTACATTCTGTATGGTCCGCTTGCCAATGGCGCTACAACGGTCATCTATGAAGGAATTCCGACGTATCCTCAACCCGATCGCTTTTGGGAAGTCATCGAAAAACATAAAGTGACGCAATTTTACACAGCGCCAACAGCCATCCGTTCTTTAGCAAAAGAATCTTACGAATGGGTAGAAAAACATGATTTGTCGAGTTTAAGAGTGATTGGCTCCGTAGGAGAACCGATTAATGACGAAGCGTGGCATTGGTATAACGATCATGTTGGCAAGAAAAAATGTCCGATTGTTGATACGTGGTGGCAAACTGAAACCGGCGGAATTATGATTTCGCCTCTGCCTTTTATCACGCCAACGAAACCGACCTATGCGACTTTACCGTTGCCCGGAATTCAGCCTGTTTTGATGGACGATAAACGCAACGAAATTACCGGAAATCAAGTCGATGGGAATTTGTGCATCCGTTTTCCGTGGCCTGGAATTGCGCGAACAATTTGGGGCGATCATCAAAGATATAAAGAAACCTATTTCACGGCTTTCCCCGGAAAATATTTTACCGGAGACGGCGCTTTGAGGGACGAAGTTGGCTATTACAGAATCACCGGACGTGTTGACGATGTAATTATTGTTTCCGGACATAATCTTGGAACGGCGCCGATTGAAGACAGCGTAAACCTTCACCCCGCCGTCGCAGAATCCGCAATTGTGGGTTATCCGCACGATGTGAAAGGATGCGCACTTTATGGCTACGTAATTTTAAAAGATACCGGCGAAAGTCGCGACAAAGAAAATCTGCGAAAAGAAATCAACAATTTAATTGCAGAAACTGTCGGACCTATTGCGAAACTGGATAAAATTCAGTTTGTTTCTGCCTTGCCGAAAACGCGTTCCGGTAAAATCATGCGTCGTATCTTAAGAAAAATTGCGGAAGGTGATTTTTCCAATTTCGGTGATACTTCTACACTTTTGAACCCGGAGATTGTGGAAGAGATTAAGAATGAGAAGATTTGA
- a CDS encoding aspartate carbamoyltransferase catalytic subunit, protein MLRTSDLSVEKINKLLQEADEFSKGKVLKAKTEIYVANLFFEDSTRTKTSFDVAERKLGLNVVPFDVSASSVNKGESLYDTVKTLKSIGIDLCVIRHKKEKFYDEFKGIDISIINGGDGTGNHPSQNLLDLMTIQQEFGKFKGLKVGIVGDVKHSRVANSNAEVLRKLGAKVYFSGPEQWFDEGTIINGTYLSIDDLVKEVDVLMLLRIQHERHESDEKLKLSSEKYHRKFGLTLEREKAMKKKAIIMHPAPINRGVEIANELVECKRSRIFKQMENGVFARMAILKTALEAKGFEFELNKKL, encoded by the coding sequence ATGCTTAGAACATCTGATCTGTCCGTCGAGAAAATTAACAAATTACTTCAGGAAGCCGACGAATTTTCCAAAGGGAAAGTCCTGAAAGCCAAAACTGAAATTTATGTTGCCAATCTCTTTTTTGAAGACAGTACCCGAACAAAAACGAGTTTTGATGTGGCTGAACGAAAATTAGGATTGAACGTGGTGCCCTTCGATGTTTCCGCCAGCTCTGTTAATAAAGGAGAATCGCTGTACGACACCGTGAAAACTTTAAAAAGTATTGGAATTGATCTTTGTGTAATCCGCCATAAAAAAGAAAAATTTTATGACGAGTTTAAAGGAATTGACATTTCGATCATTAATGGTGGCGACGGAACCGGAAATCATCCCTCTCAAAACCTTCTAGATCTGATGACGATTCAACAGGAATTCGGGAAGTTTAAGGGTTTGAAAGTCGGTATTGTTGGTGACGTGAAACACAGCCGCGTGGCGAATTCTAACGCTGAAGTTTTAAGAAAATTGGGAGCAAAAGTATACTTTTCCGGTCCCGAGCAATGGTTTGATGAAGGCACCATAATCAACGGAACTTATTTATCCATAGACGATTTGGTAAAGGAAGTGGATGTCTTGATGCTCTTGAGAATTCAGCATGAAAGGCACGAAAGCGACGAAAAGCTGAAACTTTCTTCAGAAAAATATCACCGAAAGTTTGGTTTGACTTTAGAACGCGAAAAAGCGATGAAGAAAAAAGCCATCATTATGCATCCGGCCCCCATTAACAGAGGTGTTGAGATTGCAAATGAACTTGTGGAATGCAAACGTTCCCGGATTTTCAAACAGATGGAGAACGGAGTTTTCGCCAGAATGGCTATTTTGAAAACAGCTCTTGAGGCCAAAGGATTCGAGTTCGAACTAAATAAAAAATTATAA
- a CDS encoding carbamoyl phosphate synthase small subunit yields MKKKLILESGEIFHGKGFGADQDIEGEIVFNTGMTGYQELISDPSYCGQIVCMTYPLIGNYGINRDDYESIEPAIKGLIVKEVCDFPSNFRTQMDLDEFFQKRNLSGISGIDTRRLTRVLRNSGVVKGKIVSEDADENLVIEDLKASVLPTDQVAQVSTKTSYANPGRGLKVVLVDYGSKLGILRELAQRDCDVIVVSQDTTAEEILLINPDGVMLSNGPGDPEDVNGATEMIQNLLGKIPIFGICLGHQLIGLACGAKTFKLKFGHRGGNHPVLDLKKNKVAITSQNHGYAVDQESLKNTDLEETHIALNDRTNEGLKHKIHPCFSVQYHPEASPGPEDANYLFDEFIQLMEQFKNVTV; encoded by the coding sequence ATGAAAAAGAAATTAATATTAGAATCCGGTGAAATTTTCCATGGAAAAGGTTTTGGAGCCGATCAGGATATTGAAGGTGAAATCGTTTTTAATACGGGAATGACCGGTTATCAGGAATTGATATCGGATCCTTCCTATTGCGGACAAATTGTTTGCATGACCTACCCGCTCATCGGAAATTACGGAATAAACCGTGATGACTATGAAAGCATCGAACCGGCGATTAAAGGTTTAATCGTAAAAGAAGTTTGTGATTTTCCGTCCAATTTCCGAACTCAAATGGATTTGGATGAATTTTTCCAAAAGAGAAATCTTTCTGGAATTTCTGGAATTGACACCAGAAGATTAACGAGAGTTCTTCGTAATTCAGGCGTTGTAAAAGGAAAAATTGTGAGTGAAGATGCTGACGAAAATTTAGTTATTGAAGATTTAAAAGCTTCTGTTTTACCGACCGATCAGGTGGCGCAGGTTTCTACCAAAACATCATACGCAAATCCGGGAAGAGGTTTGAAAGTCGTTTTGGTCGATTACGGTTCAAAACTCGGAATTTTACGCGAACTTGCTCAAAGAGATTGCGACGTGATCGTAGTTTCTCAGGATACCACCGCTGAAGAAATTTTGTTGATTAATCCTGATGGAGTAATGCTTTCCAACGGTCCTGGTGATCCAGAAGATGTAAATGGAGCAACTGAAATGATTCAGAATCTTTTAGGAAAAATTCCAATTTTTGGAATTTGCCTGGGACATCAATTAATTGGTTTGGCTTGTGGTGCAAAAACTTTTAAACTAAAATTCGGACACCGCGGTGGAAATCATCCGGTCTTGGACTTGAAGAAAAATAAAGTCGCGATTACTTCTCAAAATCACGGTTATGCCGTCGATCAGGAATCTTTGAAAAACACCGATTTAGAAGAAACGCACATCGCTTTGAATGACCGAACCAATGAAGGTTTGAAACATAAAATTCATCCTTGTTTCTCTGTGCAATATCACCCGGAAGCAAGTCCAGGCCCGGAAGACGCGAATTATTTGTTTGATGAGTTTATTCAATTAATGGAACAATTTAAGAATGTAACAGTTTAA